The DNA region GGGGCCCTGTAAATGATAGGCATGATATCGCCAGCGTGAGGGCCTGCTCCGAGCCTGACTTCTCCAAAGTCAGAGAGGAGAAGCGGCCCAACCTTGGGTTTCATCAGGCGGGAAAAGTAAATGTTCCGGTCTGGTAGTTCTTTGCGAGGAACGGGATTTGAGAATTCGTTGTCttcgagcttcttgaagagcgAGTTGTCCTCtagaccaaggaggaggttgccAGGGTGGATGTCTAATGGCTCAGTTAGTCAATAGGATTCAGAGTagggagaagaaaaggaggaggaggaggaggagaaagcgGACTACATACCAGTATGAATAGCCTGGGCCTCTGTATGAAGGAAATCAACGGCCTGGAGGAGCTCCTTAATGGCACTTTTGACGAAGTCCTCTTCGAAGCCACGACCCTTCATGAAGACAGTGTCCATATCACGCAGACTCATTTGAGAGACCTGGAGAGCGAGGGCGATGTGATTTCCATGAGGACCAGAGACTTGAAAGGAGTCCAAAAGCTTCCTGACGTTTTCGGCCCCCACGTGTTTGCTGGGTAGGAGTTTGTTCAGGTGCTCGTAGAATGGCAGCTCCCGATGTTCGACAGAGTTATGGATGTAGACTTTGAGAGCTATGTACTGATTATCTCTTCCCTTGACTGTTAGGCAGGTCATACTGTTTCACGAGGCACTCACTCAAGGTCGCAGGCAAGCCAGATAGTCGAGGAGGAACCATAGCCCAGTTTAGCCACTGTCTGAAACCTACCATTGAAAACCTCGCCCAGGCGCACTAGGTAAAAATGATCGGGATTATACTCCAGCattccctcttcttcaatgAGTTGGTCTTTATCGATCACATCAAATCCTTTGGTGGGAAAAGTTCGTGGTTCCGATCGCGAACGTGCTGTTGAAAACAGGCTCAGGCTCGAGCCGAGGCCTCTGAGTGTGCATGACGGCGCTCTGGCGGCAAGAAGGTGAGCAGAGAGAGATGGGATTGAACGCAAATTTTTTCTTGGTAGTGGGAAGGGGGTTCGCGCGAATGCTTTGCAACACGATGCCATGGCcggttgttgttgttgggaGGAAGATGTTGGAGAACTCGGACGCTTGAGGCTGAAAATATTGATGAGGCGCAGTAGGTTGAACCAACAACGATGGTATCACCCATGCATAACCCACATTACTTGCCTTGTCCCTCCATGTTATGGTAATTCTTGGACACGATTGATTCATTGGACCCCAAAGCGAGGTGTCCCACAGCCCACACTTGCCCAGCTGTTGAACACACTAAACTACCATGCCAGCGGCAAACGTGAAAGATGCTTTCCAACAGGCACCGAGGTATTAAAGGACATATTGCTGCGCGACACCAGCGGTATACCGACTTGTCTTTTCCTATTCAGGCTTGGTCGACCGGGGATTTAAGCTTACATGTGGGTTAGGTGTGGATGCTGATCAATCCAACATCTCCCCTCTTGATTTCTAAGCTTCAACCTCCCCTCATGGCCTTGGATTCATCCGATAGCAGCCAAAAAATTCAATTGATCCATGCCAGCTTATTTGCTCGGCGTGAGTCACAACTTAGATAGATGACCCGACCCTCAAGCATCGTGAGCCGCCTGTTAGGCATTAGATTGCGTAGCCAAACAGAGATGAGGCCGGAATGTGAAAATACCCATTGCCTGAACTGTGGTATAAAGAGCCGACAAGTTTCCAGTAATAGTCTTCAATCAACAAACATCAAGATCTTCAACAACGAAAACTCAGCACTCATCACTTATTACACTTGCAACATTTGAAATGGCTACTCCTCAAGCTCTCACTTTTCTCGGC from Fusarium keratoplasticum isolate Fu6.1 chromosome 12, whole genome shotgun sequence includes:
- a CDS encoding Protein kinase domain-containing protein; the protein is MASCCKAFARTPFPLPRKNLRSIPSLSAHLLAARAPSCTLRGLGSSLSLFSTARSRSEPRTFPTKGFDVIDKDQLIEEEGMLEYNPDHFYLVRLGEVFNGRFQTVAKLGYGSSSTIWLACDLEDNQYIALKVYIHNSVEHRELPFYEHLNKLLPSKHVGAENVRKLLDSFQVSGPHGNHIALALQVSQMSLRDMDTVFMKGRGFEEDFVKSAIKELLQAVDFLHTEAQAIHTDIHPGNLLLGLEDNSLFKKLEDNEFSNPVPRKELPDRNIYFSRLMKPKVGPLLLSDFGEVRLGAGPHAGDIMPIIYRAPKTLLYIQWSYPVDIWSVGLTAWDLLEGRTLFSARKEDSSFSDGVHLSELIAALGPPPTKLLNRNRKRALEYWNENYKWDEFVPIPKEKTLEAVETKLKDKTKFLPFIRRALAWDPNDRPTAKELLQDPWLTS